The following DNA comes from Capsicum annuum cultivar UCD-10X-F1 chromosome 7, UCD10Xv1.1, whole genome shotgun sequence.
GCGTTCATGTCAATCgaacatgagataattaagctactCATCATCCTAAAAGTAATCACGAGAGTAGTTATCCATTATCTATCGTACCAAACTAGCCCTTAATCTACATTGTACTATAAATATATCACATTTCTATTTCAGCTcagaattttattatttcttttataaaaaaagggaaataatATCACATATTATTTGTGTATAAAAGACAAGAAGATTACTAGCAGATAAACAAACACACACACCATAGCTATAGCCTTTTAGATACCATGTTCTGTTGCATTTCTCATCTGTAGTCTCTCTGTGTGTGTTTTCTCTGCTACAGAAAAAACACCTTTCTTACTTGCCCCTCCACCCCACACCCCCACacccacccaccccaccccaccccagctcACAAAATTTTCATCTACTGTTCCATTACAAAAATGGCTACTTCTCATCATCCAATTcttcaagaaaatcatcaatcaaggCAAACACAAACAATGAACACTTCTTCTACGACACGTAGAAGGTCTAGCAACAATGCCCAGAAGAAAAAGAAACCACCACAAAGAGGCATGGGTGTTGAACAGCTCGAACGCCTTCGAGTTCAAGAACAGTTAAAAAACAGTAACATCCACATTGGTGGTACTCATCATCAGTGTTTATCTAGCAACAATTTCCCAAATTTTAGTTCTAGTGCTAGTGCTACTGTGGCTactggtggtgttggtgttgatTCCGGAATTTATAGTAATCCCATTTTGAATTCTTCACCATTATTTCAGTTTCCTAAATCAATTGTGAGTCCTAGTAATGACTTTTTTGTTCAACAAAAAGTTGTTAATACTGGGTTTATTGGATCTAGTGCTACTACTGTTCCTACTGGACCTTCTATTGCTTTTGGAAATCAGTCTCAAATCGATCTCTACAGATTTGTAAATCCCAACTCTAATAATGGGAAATCGAAGGAAATTCCACACTTGTTTAGTAACAACAACTCCTCATGTTTCTCTGATCGCTGCAGTTCATGCAACAAGGTATATACATAAAACGCGTTcgatttaattaatttttctggTAAAATTATTCACATTTTCCTTTTTCGTACTCATCAGAAGAAGCGTGTGATCAATGGAGATGAAATGAACATTTCTATGGAAAACATGATCAGAGAAAAGGAAGTTTCTGGAACAAAGTCTTTCTTTCAGAACCCATACTCTTTACCTAGTAGCCGTCTAGAAaaagtgaattttattttatttttaatttttttgcagcTAGCTAGCTAGCCCTAAATTTTTTTCCCAACATTGTTATTCAATTTTTTCACTTTGTAATctaacaaaaaattgaaaaatcgatGATTTGTAGGCTGTAGAGATCGTGGCGATCCACAGAAAGGGAAATTCATCGTTGTCATCTGATGAAGGAGTTGTAATGGAGTATGATTTTTTTTCGGAGAAAAATGGTAATACTAACCATACAAGTTGTTTAGGAAAGACGATGAAGATGATGAGTGCTAATAATTCTCCAGAAAGTTCATCAGTTGCAGCAGCAATGGGAAATATTAATGGTGAATCTTCTTCTGTTACTACAATATCTTGGGCAACAGATACACCTACCAGTTCTATTGATCTTTCACTTAAGCTTTCTTTTTAGGTTTTCACtataaaattaattacaaaaaaaaaaaaaaggagttttTTAGTATATGGTTTTAATATTTGTCTTTTCACATTTGAGTGAAAATTTATCTGATCAAGGAACCAAACACTACTTTATATTTACCTTTttggttttttatattaattagcTAGTTGGAAATACTTGTTATTAACTCTCCAAAATTGAACAATACATTTTCTGGGttttatttgtatgtatatatctCTTTCTCTATACTCTGGGGATTGTGTGTCAGTGAGATGTAGATGCttcagtttctttttatttttttttcagatcttatattatatatatttactgTTATATTTTGCTTCCTTTTGAAGTTCATGATCAAACAGTAAATAATCTCAGTTTTCTGAAACGT
Coding sequences within:
- the LOC107877408 gene encoding protein SPOROCYTELESS is translated as MATSHHPILQENHQSRQTQTMNTSSTTRRRSSNNAQKKKKPPQRGMGVEQLERLRVQEQLKNSNIHIGGTHHQCLSSNNFPNFSSSASATVATGGVGVDSGIYSNPILNSSPLFQFPKSIVSPSNDFFVQQKVVNTGFIGSSATTVPTGPSIAFGNQSQIDLYRFVNPNSNNGKSKEIPHLFSNNNSSCFSDRCSSCNKKKRVINGDEMNISMENMIREKEVSGTKSFFQNPYSLPSSRLEKAVEIVAIHRKGNSSLSSDEGVVMEYDFFSEKNGNTNHTSCLGKTMKMMSANNSPESSSVAAAMGNINGESSSVTTISWATDTPTSSIDLSLKLSF